The Ananas comosus cultivar F153 linkage group 7, ASM154086v1, whole genome shotgun sequence genome has a window encoding:
- the LOC109712541 gene encoding uncharacterized protein LOC109712541 produces MTNRTKGVRKNKGTSLQANLEPKQTPGEGSRDANMQSTMASRIKERRKTIVNAPIQTQHIVNDSHINMEPIQIQSDTNHPPEFSTTQDTGQSSASSCTNRKKARGESRNLKLLIDFPKGGVQVEFKNGKPIGDSAQYLITEIGVVLKNPYNAPLNVKCWDDIDDKKKDKIWMILKEKFILLESNKEHVMDMLRDRYRQRKYKMKAKYYNPKATYQQNIRNKPPSIPEDQWKWLVEYFSSEKFQEMSSRNMTNRSLQTMAHTTGSKSYERLREDKGKELSDKDFFELTHSKKNGDWVDTPSRQIMEQYEKEINDRQAEDASTDIDENEIFTEIVGQKRRGHIRGKLRRAQEIQAMRAQIEAEVEAKWEAKMKEITDKQRDMEIMMTNILKHLDGTTSSQPVDNEIQSSTI; encoded by the exons ATGACTAATAGAACCAAAGGAGTGCGTAAGAATAAAGGTACAAGTTTGCAAGCTAATCTAGAGCCAAAGCAAACCCCTGGTGAAGGAAGTCGAGATGCAAA CATGCAGTCTACTATGGCTAGTAGGATTAAAGAAAGGCGTAAGACTATTGTTAATGCTCCTATACAGACACAACACATTGTGAATGACTCACATATTAATATGGAACCTATCCAAATACAAAGTGATACTAATCATCCACCGGAGTTCTCCACTACACAAGATACGGGGCAAAGTAGCGCTA GTTCATGCACTAATAGAAAGAAGGCACGTGGAGAGTCTCGTAACCTAAAACTATTAATTGATTTTCCCAAAGGCGGAGTGCAAGTTGAATTCAAGAATGGCAAACCTATAGGTGATTCCGCACAATATTTGATCACTGAGATAGGTGTAGTCTTGAAAAATCCATACAATGCTCCTCTCAATGTTAAGTGTTGGGATGATATTgacgacaaaaaaaaagacaagatCTGGATGATATTGAA GGAGAAATTTATTTTGTTGGAGAGCAACAAAGAACACGTCATGGACATGCTACGTGATCGTTATAGACAAAGAAAGTACAAGATGAAggcaaaatattataatccaaaAGCAACTTATCAACAAAATATACGTAATAAGCCTCCTTCAATCCCAGAAGATCAATGgaagtggttggttgaatactTTAGTTCTGAAAAGTTTCAG GAAATGAGTTCAAGAAATATGACAAATAGGTCCTTGCAAACAATGGCACATACAACCGGCTCAAAAAGTTATGAGCGACTGCGTGAAGATAAG GGCAAAGAGCTATCTGACAAAGACTTTTTTGAGCTAACTCATAGTAAGAAAAATGGTGATTGGGTTGACACACCTTCAAGACAAATAATG GAACAATATGAAAAGGAGATCAATGATCGTCAAGCTGAGGATGCATCTACTGATATTGATGAAAATGAGATATTTActgaaatagttggacaaaagCGACGTGGACATATAAGAGGTAAATTACGTCGAGCACAAGAAATTCAAGCGATGCGAGCACAAATTGAAGCAGAGGTAGAGGCAAAATGGGAAGCAAAGATGAAAGAAATTACTGATAAACAACGAGATATGGAAATAATGATGACTAATATTTTGAAACATTTGGATGGTACTACATCTTCTCAACCGGTTGACAATGAAATACAATCTAGCACAATATA G